Part of the Deltaproteobacteria bacterium genome, AGTCGTCGACGCCGTCGAAGTCCTGACCCCACCCGATCTGGGCCGGCACCCGGGCCGGGACGCTGGCCGCCACCCCGTCGCCGCCGGTGGCGTCGTTGGCGCTCGCGCTCGCGTCCCGGAACTCGCCCGCCGTGCCCGCGCCGAGCTCGGCCAGGTGCCAGACTCCCTCGAAGCCCCTCGACCACACCGAGGCGACGCTCGGATCGGCGGCGACGGTGGGATCTCCGTAGTAGAGGAAGAAGGTCGTGCCGGCCACGGTGTCCAGGACCGGGAGCTTGACCCAGGCCACGAGCTCCCCCGTCCCCGGGTCGAAGTGCTCGAGCTCGTGTTCGAGCCGGTTGCCGGCGAGGTCGGCGAAGGTCAGATCCCAGCCGCTCGGGAGCGCGCTCGCCCGGAGCTCGGCGTCACGCCCGAGGTGGACCAGCACCGGGAAGTCGCCCTCGGTGGTCGCCGGAGCTCGGGCCGGGATGTCGATCCGCTTTCGGTGGGCGTGGCCGTCCAGGATCGCCGGCCAGGGCACCACCGACCCGGGCGGCGAGACCAGGACCGGCGCGGCGAGGGAGGCTCGACGGCCCCGCGGATCCCTGAGGCTCAGCTGGTAAGCCCCGGCGCCCAGGGTCGCCGGTGACTCGAACTCGAGCTGGCCCTCGGCGACGAGCTCGGCCTGCACCTCGATCTGTTCCGGGTCGCCGACCAGCTCGACACGGAAGCGACCGTCGACCGACGCGGCCCCCGGATCGACGAGATCGCCCCGGACCCGGGAGTAGAGGTGCTCTCCCTCGAGGCGCAGAGTGACCGTCTCGCCCTCGATCCAACCCGCGGGCACCAGGGCCTCGAGGCGGGGCGGCGGCGGCGCGTCCCGACAGGCGGCCAGCCCGGCCAGCGCGGCAAGGAGGAGGGGAGTGGCGGGGCGCAGGAAGATGGTCGTCTACCTCGATGGGGAACCGTCCAACCGGGGAATCGAGAGGGGCGAGCCTCCCGGCAGCCTACACCCGGTGGACCGGCGAGCGCGATCGACCGGGCCCACCCGCGTCCGGCTTGCTCGCATCTCCGCCCCGAGGAGCCCGGTTCTCGCAGATCGCAGCGAGACCTCGTGCGTAGAGAGGGCATGGCCCGAGCTGCGCCCTGCCTCCTCCTGATCTTCCTCTGCCTGGGGGCGGGCGAGCGCCAGCAGCTCCTGCCCGCGAGCGAGGCCCCGGCCCGCGACTGGTTCGGCTACCGGGCCGACGCCTCGGCCGCCGGCCGGGTGGTGGGCGCGCCCTTGACGGAGGTCCGCGGTCAGAAGGAGGCCGGGGCGGTCTACCTCTACCGGCGGGACGGGGCGCGGCCGATCCAGCGGATCCCGGCGCCGCAGCCGAAGCTCGGGGGGCGCTTCGGCGCGGCGGTGGCCCTCGGCGACGACGCGCTGCTGGTCGGCGCCCCGGGGAAGGCCTGCGCCTACCTCTACGCGCCGGATCCGGACGGGCGCTGGCAGGTGGTGGCCACCCTGCGCCCGCCTACCGGGGGCGCCTTCATCGGCCACAGCTGGTTCGGCAACGCCGTGGCGATCTTCGGCGACACCCTCGCGGTGGGCGCGCCCTCCCAGGAGGGCGGCGGGCTCGACCCCGCCGGCAGCGTCCACCTCTTCCGGCGCGGCGAGGACGGGCAGTGGCGGCACGCGGGCGCGCTCCACCACCCCCGGGGCGAGCCGGGCGACGGCTTCGGCATGAGCCTCGCGGGGACCGGCGACCTGCTGGTGGTGGGCGCCCCGAGAGATCACGTCGACCGGTGGTGGTTCCGGGGCACAGCGCACCTCTTCCGCCGGGACGCCGAGGGCCGCTTCCACCACGAGCGCGAGCTGGAGCCGGTCGGACCCCCCTGGCGCTGGAGCCACTTCGGGGGCGCCGTCGACGTGGACGAGCGGGGCCGGGTGGCCATCGCCGGTGGCAGCAGCCGCTGGGCCCTCGACGGCGCGGCGGTGATCTACCAGCCCGGCCCCGGTGGGGCCTGGGAGGGGGTGGCCCTCTTTCCTCGCCTCCCCGGGGATCTGCCGCCCCCCTCCCGGCACCCGACCAGCCACACCACCGAGGTGCGGCTGGCCGGCGGCCGGCTCTTCCTGGCGGCCGCGCAGCCCGGCTTCGGCCTCGAGCGCCCCGGCGTGCTGGTCTTCCAGGAGAGCGACGCCGGGTGGGTGCCCGGCGAGAGCCTCGAGCTGCCCCCGCAGAACGCCGCCGCTCAGTACTGGTACCTGAGCCTGGCGGCGCACGGCGAGGAGGTGGTCGTGGGGGTGCTCCACCACGACACCTCGGTGGGGGCCCGCGCCCGGGGCTCGGCCCACCTCTTCGAGCTGCGCTAGCGCCCTAGGGCAGGCTCAGCTCGAGGAAGTGCCCGGCCACCTCGAAGGGGGGACCCTCCTCGCTGCAGCGCAATACTTGAAGCGTCGCCACCATGGCCTCCTCGAGGCCGGCCTCCCGGTCCTCCTCGGCGACCACCCGCAGCTTGAGCTCCTGGCCGGGCGTGAAGGGCACGTCGGAGGAGACGCTGATCCCCTCCATGGTGATGTTGGTCACCCGCCCGTGGGCGACGACGTCGGAGACTGAGTCGTGAAGGGTCACCTCGGCGTCGAGCGGGACCCGCGGCAAGCTGCGTTGTTCGGTCATCGGCGCTCTCCCTCGTCGCCCCCCACGAGAAGTAGACGGACTCATCATAGGACCAGCCTCGGCCCCAGGACCAGGGAAGCGGCGGCCCTCCCCCCCTCCTTTCACCATTGAATCTGCGGCCGTGAAGACTATTGTGCCCCCCGCAACCCAGGCGCACTCCGGAGGCAATCTTGAGCTACCCCTTCTGGGACATCCCCTTCGGCTACGGCCCCCTCATGGGTGGGCTAGCCATCTTCCACGTCTTCATCTCTCACTTCGCGGTGGGCGGCGGCCTCTACCTGGTGGTGGTCGAGACCATCGCCCGCAAGAAGAACGACACCGAGACCCTCGACTTCCTCGAGGGCCTCTCGAAGTTCTTCGTGCTGACCACCCTGGTGATGGGGGCGCTGACCGGCGTCGGCATCTGGTTCATCATCGGCCTGCTGAACCCGGCGGCCACCGAGGCCCTGATCCGCCACTACGTCTGGGCCTGGGCGATCGAGTGGACCATGTTCGTGGTCGAGATCGCCGCGGCGATCCTCTACTTCTACGGCTGGAAGAAGATGGACCCGAAGGCCCACCTCAAGCTGGGCTGGCTCTACTTCGGCGCGGCCTGGGGCTCGCTCCTGGTGATCAACGGGATCATCACCTTCATGCTCACCCCCGGCACCTGGCTGGAGACGGGCAGCTTCTGGGACGGCTACTTCAACCCGACCTTCTGGCCCTCGCTGGTCTTCCGCACCGGCATCGCCATCACCATGGCGGGCCTCTGGAGCGTGATGGTCCTCTCTCGCCGGAAGGCCGACGACTTCAAGGCCCGGGCGGTGCGCCACACCACGGCCTGGGGCCTGCTGGGCCTCGCGATCACGGTGCCCTCCTTCTACTGGTACTGGCTGGCCATCCCCGAGGCGATGCGCACGACCCTCGTCGAGCAGATGCCCACCCCGATGATGGCCTTCAAGATGACCTACGTGCTGGCCGCCGTGCTGGCGGGCATCTTCCTGGTCTTCGGCATCGCCCTCTCCCGCCGCTTCGTCTTCCCCATCGCCGCGGTGGCGATGGTCGTGGGCATCCTCTCCTTCGGCTCCTTCGAGTGGTTCCGGGAGTCGGCCCGCAAGCCCTACGTCATCGGCGGCTACATGTACGGCAACGGGATCGAGGTGGCGAAGGTCGAGACCTTCCAGAAGGAGGGGATGCTGACCCACATCCCCTACCGCACCGAGGACGCCGGCGCCGACCTCTTCCGGCACGCCTGCCGGCACTGCCACACCCTCGACGGCTACAAGCCCCTCGAGCCCGCCCTCGGAGGCATGGACACCGACTTCATCGCGGGCGTGATCAAGGGCACCCAGGTCATCAAGGGGAACATGCCCCCCTTCGCCGGGAGCGAGGGGGAGGTCCAGCTCCTGGCCGACTACCTGGCGCGGGCCACCGACCAGCGGCCCCTGGCCGAGATCACGGGACTCTCGGGCAAGGCGCTGGGCGCCGAGGTCTACGCCCGGCGCTGCGGGATCTGCCACGAGCTCGGGGGCTTCCGGGACATCAGCGAGTCGCTGGTCGACTCGGACGCCGAGGAGCTCGGCGCGCTCCTCGACTCGGCCGGTGAGTACGCCGAGGAGATGCCCGCCTTCACCGGAGACGACACCGAGCGCGCGGCGCTGATCGAGTTCCTCGAGGCGCTCGAGCCCGCCGCCCAGGAGGACGCATCGTGAACCTTCCCACCCATGACTTCCTCTCCGCGCCCCTCTGGCTGCTGACCACCCTCCACATCCTGACCCTCACCCTCCACTTCGTGGCGATGAACTTCGTCCTGGGCGGGGTGGCGATCATGATCTGGGGCAAGTGGACCGATCGCTGGGAGAACCCGGTCGTCCAGACCTTCGTGAAGGCCTTCCCCTCGGTGATGGCCGCCACCGTGACCCTGGGCGTGGCGCCCCTGCTCTTCGCCCAGCTGGTCTACGGCCAGGTGATCTACTCGGCGGCGGTGACCAGCGCCTGGTTCTTCCTGGCCATCGTGCCGGTGGTCATCCTCGGCTACTACTCCTTCTACGGCGCCGCCCTCTTCGACCTCTCGGGTGAGCGCAAGTCCCGCCTGCTGGTGGTGGCGCTGACCTGCCTGGTCTACGTCAGCCTGGTCTACGTCACCGTCTTCGCCATGGCGGAGAGCCCCGAGAAGATGGCCGCGGCCTACGCCAACAGCCCCGGCGGCTGGGTGATCTACCCGGTGGTGGGGGAGTGGTTCTTCCGCTGGGCGCACATGTTCCTGGGGGCCCTCACCGTCGGCGGCTACTTCGTGGGCCTGCTGGGCCGGGAGAACGAGGAGGCCTTCAAGATCGGCAAGACCTTCTACCTCTGGGGCCTCATCGGCGCCTCCCTGGCTGGCCTCGCCTACGTGGGCATGCTGGGGGATCACCTCAAGCCCTTCATGCAGAGCTCGGGCATCTGGGTGCTGACGGTCGCGGTCGTCCTCTCCCTGGGCTCGGCCCACCTCTTCTTCAAGAAGAAGTTCGTGCCGAGCGGCGCCCTGATCTTCCTCTCCCTGCTGGGGATGGTGATCACCCGCCACATCCTGCGCCTGGTGAAGCTGCGCGAGGTCTTCGACCCCGCCAGCATCCGGGTGGACGCCCAGTGGAGCCTCGCCGGCCTCTTCATCCTCTGCTTCGTGATCATGCTCGGCCTGCTCTTCTGGATGGTGAAGCTTTTCCGTACTACCGGGGGTGCCGCGCACCCCCGCCCCACCGGCGAAGCCGTCGGGGCCCCACCCCCGCGCTGAAGGGGGAGCTCTCGCCCCCCTTCCCGGCAGGAGACCTGCCGGGTCCCTACCCCCACACCCGTCTACGACGAGAACGATCCGGAGTGAGCGAGCGGCGGCAGCACTGGGAGCAGATCTACGCCTCGAAGGCCCCGGAGGGGGTCTCCTGGTACCGGCCACACCTGGAGCAGTCGCTGGGCTTCATCGATCGCTGCGCGCTCCCCGCCGACGCGCGGATCGTCGACGTGGGTGGGGGAGCCTCCACCCTGGTCGACGATCTGCTCGCCCGGGGCCACCGAAACCTGGCCGTGATCGATCTGGCCGCCCCGGCCCTGGAGGCCGCGCGCGCCCGCCTCGGCGAGGACGGCGCGGCGATCGACTGGATCGTCGGGGACGTGACCACGCCCCTGCTCGAGCCGGAGAGCGTCGACCTCTGGCACGACCGGGCCGTCTTCCACTTCCTGGTCGAGGAGGAGGCCCGGGCCGCCTACCTCTCGCAGGTCCTGCGGGCGCTGAAGCCCGGCGGCCTCTGCCTGGTCGCCACCTTCGCCCCCGACGGCCCCGAGCAGTGCAGCGGCCTGCCCGTCGTCCGCTACGACGCCGACGGCCTCCACGCGGTCTTCGGCGGTAGCTTCGAGAAGCTCGGCTCGGCCACCGAGCAGCACGAGACCCCCTGGGGCTCCGCCCAGAGCTTCACCTACTGTTTCTGTCGCCGGGTCTAGGGCCAGACGCAGCGGAGACCGACGTCGGGGTGGGCCTCGCCGGGGGCGAGCGGCGATCGGCGCGTGCTGCGGGCGTCGAAGCGCGCGCGGTGATCGGAGGGGCTGGCGTAGCCGCCGCCCTTGAGGACCTTGCGGGTGTCCGTCTCCCGGCCCTGGCCGGGGGTGCGCAGCAGCATCGCCTCGGGGTCGGGGGGCGGCAGCCTTCCCTCGGGCAGGCCCTCGGGTCCGGTGGGATCGGCCGCGGGCGAGCGGGCGAAGTAGCCGGCGTCGTACCAGTCGAGGGTCCACTCCCAGACGTTGCCGGCCATCCCCCGGGCGCCCTCCGGGGTCGCGCAGTCGGAGTGGGCGTCGACCGGCGCCGGCGCCTCGAGCCCGATCGGGCAGCGGCCCGCCTCCCAGGCGCCCTCGAAGGGATAGGCTCGCCCACCCTTGCCCCGGGCCGCCCGCTCCCACTGCGCCTCGGTGGGCAGGTCGCCGCCGGCCGCCCGGCAGTAGACCCGGGCGTCCCGCCAGGTCAGCCAGCGCACCGGCAGCTCGGCCTCGCGGCGCAGCCGCTCGCGGTGCGGCTCCAGCGACAGGCCCGCGATCCCGGCGCGCGCGTCCTCGCCGGTGGCGGCCCGCACCGCGGCGATCGTCGCCTGCCAGCGCGCCCGGACCTGCGGCTCGAGGCTCGCCTCGACCTTCGAGAGCGGCCCGCCCTGCTCGCGCTCGAGCTGGGCGAGCCCCTCGAGGGCAAGCTCCAGGCTGCCCAGGTAGGGCTGGCCCTCCAGGGTCCCGAAGCCGCCGTGCTCGCGCAGGTGGGAGAGGAAGTCGGCGTTGCTCACCTCGTGCCGGCCGATCCGGTAGGCGCGCAGTCGCACCGGGTGGGCCGGCGCCTCCTCGGCGGGGCCGCCGTCCCGGCCGACGATCGCCGGGCCCGCCGGGATCGAGATGGCGTCCTCGGGAGCGGCGGCGAGCGCCGGGCTCGAGAGCAAGAGCGCCAGCAGCGCCGCGACGAGGGAGGGGCGGTTCAAGCGTCCCTCCCGATGCGGAAGCCCAGGTCGAAGTTGCGGAAGGTGGGCTCGCGCTGCTCGCGCGCGCTGCAGCGCACCTGGGAGGGGACGCTGCGGCTGCTGCCCCCGCGGATCACCCGCGCGGCGCCCGGCGCCCCCTCGACCCGCGGGTCGCGCCGGGGCGTCTCGGGGTAGGGGGCGAAGGCGTCCGCCACCCACTCGGCGGCGTTGCCGGCGAGGTTGCGGCAGCCGAAGGCGCTCTGGCCCTGCTCGAAGTGCCCGGGGGCCACGGGGTAGACGTGGGGATCCCCCTTGCCGCCGATGTTCGCGTGGCCCGTGCGCCAGTCGTCCCCCCAGGGCCAGCGCCGCTGCGCGCCCGTGGTGCCGCCGCCGCCGCAGGCCCACTCCCACTCGGCCTCGGTGGGCAGGCGCCCGCCGGCCCAGGCGGCGAAGGCGTGGGCGTCGTACCAGTCGACGCCGACCACCGGCGCGTCGTCGGCGAGGAAGGTCCTCCCGTCGAAGGGCGCGGCGGCCGCGTAGGCAGCGTCCTTCAGGAAGGGGTTGAACTCGCCCCAGTAGCGGGGGGTGTGGTCCTTGTCCGCGGGCTCGTCGGGGTGGCAGTGACGGTGGCCGACCGTCTCGAGGGCCTCGAGGAAGCGCCGGTAGCGTGCGTTGCTCACCTCGTCGCGATCGAGGCGGAAGGCGCCGAGGCGCACGGGGTGGGCCGGCGTCTCCTCGGCCTGCCGCCACCCGGAGGACGCCCGGTAGAGCAGCACCTGCTGGGGACGCAGGGGCTTCTTCCCGGCGCCCTCGGCGGGCAGATCCTCGTGGAAGGCCTTCGCGCCCATGACGAAGCTCCCGCCGGGGATCGGCAGGAGGGCCGCCCCCTCGTCGGGCGAGGCCGACCCCGCTCCCCCCTCCCCGGAGGGACAGCCGGCGAGGCCCAGCAAAAGGCCGATGAGGAGGAGGCGCTTCACTCGATGCTCTGGAGAAAGGAGACGAGGTCGTCGATCTCGTGGGCGCGCAGCTGAGAGGTGCCGCCGTGGGTGTCGAGGCCGAGGCGTCCGCCCGAGGCCATGTGGGCGCGCACCCGGCGGTTCGGGGCCGGCACCAGCCAGGTCTCGTTGAGGCCAACCTCCCGGCGGCCGGGCCGCTCGGGCTCGGTCCCCAGGACGGGCTCGTAGGGGAAGGTGCGCAGGCCCTCCTGGCCCGGGACGCAGAGCACCTCACGCAGGGTGCGGGCGGTGCCGGCGTGGAGGAAGACGGGCGGCCGGTCCCAGAGGCCCCGCAGGGGGAAGGTGGTGTAGTGGCTCTCGTTCTCCTCCGCCCGGCCGACGTCCCAGGGCTCGAGGTCCCGGCGCAGGCCGTTGAGGGCGTCGAGGCGGTTCATGCCGATCAGGGTGAAGGAGGCGTCGCGGTTGCTCACCGTCACCATCGCCGGCATCGACTGGGTCGGGTTGTCCGGCAGGTCCTTGAGGGCGAAGTGGGGTGGCGGGTGGCAGGAGACGCAGCCGACCTGCGGGTGCTCGAAGAGGGCCTTGCCCCGGGCCACGGCCGGGGCGTCCGGGTCGAAGGGGTTGGGCAGGAGCCTTCCTTCCGTGATCTGCCAGGCGCCGACGAAGCGGACGATGTCCCGCAGGCCGTGGGCCTTGCCGAAGACCTCCAGGCTGCGCCGCTGCAGCATCGCCTCCCGGCGAAGCTCGAGGGTCGCCTCGAAGGAGGTCGTCGCGTCCATGCTCGACTGCACGTCGTCCACCCCGAGGTTCACCGTCGGCGCCACGAGGTGGGTGAAGTCTCCCTGCGGGGTCGGCCCGGCGAAGTCGTCGGCGGGGATGTGCTCCATCAGCATCGAGCGGGGCTCGAAGGCCGAGAGGGTCCCCTCGAAGAAGAAGGGCTGGATGGCGAAGAGGCCTCGCATCTGCGGCACGCTCATGGTCCCGCCGATGATCAGGCGGCCCGCCTCGTCCCCGGGGTGATCGTAGACCTGCCCCACGACCTGGCTGACGCCCCAGGGGCGGCCGTCTCCCAGATCGAGGTAGTGGCAGTGCACGCAGGAGGTGTCGCCGTCCGCGGAGAAGAGGGCGGTGTGGGCGAGGATCTCCCCGGTCTCGGCCTCGGTGGCCGGCACCGGCAGCTCGAGCACGCTGGGATCGACGACGATCTCCCGGCCCTCGCCACTCTCGAGCTCGAGGACGGAGAGGGAGCCGCCGAGGAAGTTCGCCACCAGCACCCTGCCCGCGGCCGGCCCCACCTCCCCGCCGTAGGCGATCCCGATCGGCTGCATGCCGGTGGAGAGGGTGCGAAGCGGCAGCAGGCGCTCGCTCGGATCGCGCGCCCCGGGCTGCAGCCGCAGCACCTGCACCAGGTTGCTGCCCTGCATCGTGACCAGCAGGCGGTCGCCGGCCGCGGCCATCTTCTCGGGGAGGGCGCCCACGACCCGCATCAGGTCGGGGGGGATGTCGCCGTGCACGTCGCCGGCGGTCGACTCGGCGGTGTCGGAGGTGTAGCGCACCCAGGCGGCGTGCGACTCGTAGCGGGTCGGGGAGAGCAGGGGCGCGAGCCCGCCGGCGGGCGGCGCCTCGGGCACCTCGAGGGCGTCGAGATCGACGACCACCAGATCGTTCTGGATGTCGCGGAACTTGATCGCCGCCGTCCCGTCCACCGCGTCGGCGGGGCCGAGGAGGTCCTGCTGCTCTCGCGGCAGCACCCGGCCGGTCTCGAGGTCGCGGCGGACGGTGTACTCGGCCGCCGGGTTCTCCCGATCCCAGCTGTCCGAGCCCCAGGGATCGCGGGCGACCCCGACGCCGAAGCCGATCCCCTCGGTCGTGACCAGCAGCCACTCCCGGCCGCCGCCCTCCATCACCCGCAGGTCGTTGACGACGTTGCCCACCCGGATCGATCCGACCTCCTGGCCGGTCGCGGTGCGCACCACCGCGATGTCCTGGGTGCCGGTGTTCCCGACCAGGAGCAGCTCACCCCCCCGGGCCAGGGCCAGAGCCTTGGGCTTGGAGCGGGGGTTGCCCACCGGGATGCCGGGCCCCGAGAGCGGCGCCTCGAG contains:
- a CDS encoding DUF2341 domain-containing protein; the protein is MPAGWIEGETVTLRLEGEHLYSRVRGDLVDPGAASVDGRFRVELVGDPEQIEVQAELVAEGQLEFESPATLGAGAYQLSLRDPRGRRASLAAPVLVSPPGSVVPWPAILDGHAHRKRIDIPARAPATTEGDFPVLVHLGRDAELRASALPSGWDLTFADLAGNRLEHELEHFDPGTGELVAWVKLPVLDTVAGTTFFLYYGDPTVAADPSVASVWSRGFEGVWHLAELGAGTAGEFRDASASANDATGGDGVAASVPARVPAQIGWGQDFDGVDDFLTTGVSLIDGQARASVTLWVHLRSTDNAIRPGLVGQDNAMELGLFWSDRINLWTPDQTELCPGKTAQSLCTAEFPLDAWFHLAATLDGAEAILYVDGQEKHRIPVAALGSSSSPFNMGGRIFEATGSTIDGMIDEVRFSSVDRTPEWIALEYANQADPSTFLRVGPAEAHP
- a CDS encoding class I SAM-dependent methyltransferase codes for the protein MSERRQHWEQIYASKAPEGVSWYRPHLEQSLGFIDRCALPADARIVDVGGGASTLVDDLLARGHRNLAVIDLAAPALEAARARLGEDGAAIDWIVGDVTTPLLEPESVDLWHDRAVFHFLVEEEARAAYLSQVLRALKPGGLCLVATFAPDGPEQCSGLPVVRYDADGLHAVFGGSFEKLGSATEQHETPWGSAQSFTYCFCRRV
- a CDS encoding SUMF1/EgtB/PvdO family nonheme iron enzyme is translated as MKRLLLIGLLLGLAGCPSGEGGAGSASPDEGAALLPIPGGSFVMGAKAFHEDLPAEGAGKKPLRPQQVLLYRASSGWRQAEETPAHPVRLGAFRLDRDEVSNARYRRFLEALETVGHRHCHPDEPADKDHTPRYWGEFNPFLKDAAYAAAAPFDGRTFLADDAPVVGVDWYDAHAFAAWAGGRLPTEAEWEWACGGGGTTGAQRRWPWGDDWRTGHANIGGKGDPHVYPVAPGHFEQGQSAFGCRNLAGNAAEWVADAFAPYPETPRRDPRVEGAPGAARVIRGGSSRSVPSQVRCSAREQREPTFRNFDLGFRIGRDA
- a CDS encoding c-type cytochrome — translated: MSYPFWDIPFGYGPLMGGLAIFHVFISHFAVGGGLYLVVVETIARKKNDTETLDFLEGLSKFFVLTTLVMGALTGVGIWFIIGLLNPAATEALIRHYVWAWAIEWTMFVVEIAAAILYFYGWKKMDPKAHLKLGWLYFGAAWGSLLVINGIITFMLTPGTWLETGSFWDGYFNPTFWPSLVFRTGIAITMAGLWSVMVLSRRKADDFKARAVRHTTAWGLLGLAITVPSFYWYWLAIPEAMRTTLVEQMPTPMMAFKMTYVLAAVLAGIFLVFGIALSRRFVFPIAAVAMVVGILSFGSFEWFRESARKPYVIGGYMYGNGIEVAKVETFQKEGMLTHIPYRTEDAGADLFRHACRHCHTLDGYKPLEPALGGMDTDFIAGVIKGTQVIKGNMPPFAGSEGEVQLLADYLARATDQRPLAEITGLSGKALGAEVYARRCGICHELGGFRDISESLVDSDAEELGALLDSAGEYAEEMPAFTGDDTERAALIEFLEALEPAAQEDAS
- a CDS encoding PilZ domain-containing protein, whose amino-acid sequence is MTEQRSLPRVPLDAEVTLHDSVSDVVAHGRVTNITMEGISVSSDVPFTPGQELKLRVVAEEDREAGLEEAMVATLQVLRCSEEGPPFEVAGHFLELSLP
- a CDS encoding SUMF1/EgtB/PvdO family nonheme iron enzyme, whose amino-acid sequence is MNRPSLVAALLALLLSSPALAAAPEDAISIPAGPAIVGRDGGPAEEAPAHPVRLRAYRIGRHEVSNADFLSHLREHGGFGTLEGQPYLGSLELALEGLAQLEREQGGPLSKVEASLEPQVRARWQATIAAVRAATGEDARAGIAGLSLEPHRERLRREAELPVRWLTWRDARVYCRAAGGDLPTEAQWERAARGKGGRAYPFEGAWEAGRCPIGLEAPAPVDAHSDCATPEGARGMAGNVWEWTLDWYDAGYFARSPAADPTGPEGLPEGRLPPPDPEAMLLRTPGQGRETDTRKVLKGGGYASPSDHRARFDARSTRRSPLAPGEAHPDVGLRCVWP